One region of Cinclus cinclus chromosome 1, bCinCin1.1, whole genome shotgun sequence genomic DNA includes:
- the FBXO43 gene encoding F-box only protein 43, with amino-acid sequence MSDSHPVGFNILKRNRLTPPRSNFKYSNFKDACCTSAFLDSRCNESVKDPDADCEEAPRITSVSLVQEHSEHIHPSAFFPRSPSIEKELNSISLSEEREANRSAYFFETPKSSKKGSSLRRRLLLPKTGEAGTTVGCCERQCSSSGSIRKKILSCVLSSEEKLSQTAADSSKDKGYKPLTTSTSEPEDSNPDSPRRRLSFSQQRTSTLDESQCKDPLLLESESLSPIQWKDVTASNTNECNESVLMGVRDGVLRTPIYSVLPEASEGKFLTSITSPVENSNFGLCDINSPLVKVANYPDISTPEDSGYNSLPLDKSGDSLSDYEGSLQELFQKQKEDSKTLDSKRKSRKLERVRRLSTLRELGSQSETEDNHGSPTSMHVLTKERHFGSEDHELILKEQPSGDLVVSHGDLSRTPALKIVHEICLQRQRSHQKQISESTDGTEMFTLDHVLPGLIGKKMGLEKLDILTELKDRNLKHVLAIVLDALTVESLCSIWKVSKSWREIIVQDRSADKRRKLYTKQLKEVTREYLLKAEDAATRLNILNRSALRPVQAQARTPILQTPPSHTELTPRKCSSLPHSASRQEEYMKVAKTLFTDEALKPCPRCQYPAKYQLVKKRGLCSREACAFEFCILCLHAFHGSKECNSLSAKRKNRKDAPPGSAQSKRNLKRL; translated from the exons ATGTCAGACAGTCATCCAGTAGGGTTCAATATTCTTAAAAGAAATAGATTAACACCTCCCAGGAGCAACTTTAAATACTCTAATTTTAAAGACGCGTGTTGCACTTCAGCATTTCTGGACAGCAGATGCAATGAGTCAGTAAAAGATCCTGATGCAGATTGTGAAGAAGCACCAAGAATAACAAGCGTATCATTGGTACAGGAGCATTCTGAGCACATCCATCCAAGTGCCTTCTTTCCCAGATCACCATCTATTGAAAAAGAATTGAATTCTATCTCCTTAtcagaagaaagagaagcaaaTAGAAGTGCATATTTTTTTGAAACTCCTAAATCAAGTAAAAAAGGCTCCTCGCTGCGCAGGAGGCTGCTTTTACCCAAGACTGGTGAAGCTGGCACAACTGTAGGATGCTGTGAAAGACAATGTAGTTCTTCAGGaagcatcaggaaaaaaatattgtcttgTGTTTTGAGCTCTGAAGAAAAGCTTTCACAAACTGCTGCAGATTCTTCAAAAGATAAAGGTTACAAACCTCTGACAACTAGCACTTCAGAACCTGAGGACTCTAATCCTGATTCTCCAAGACGGAGGCTTTCCTTTTCACAACAAAGGACTTCTACACTAGACGAGTCCCAGTGTAAGGACCCCTTATTGTTAGAATCAGAAAGTTTATCTCCAATTCAGTGGAAGGATGTCACTGCTAGTAACACTAATGAATGCAATGAAAGTGTTCTGATGGGTGTTAGAGATGGGGTGCTTAGGACTCCTATATACAGTGTGTTACCTGAAGCCAGTGAGGGCAAATTCCTAACTTCTATCACCAGTCCTGTAGAGAACTCAAACTTTGGACTATGTGATATAAACTCTCCCCTGGTTAAGGTAGCAAATTACCCAGATATTTCAACGCCTGAGGATAGTGGATATAATTCACTTCCTTTGGACAAATCAGGAGACTCGTTGTCTGATTATGAGGGATCTTTGCAAGAGCTCttccaaaagcagaaagaagatTCTAAAACTTTAGACAGCAAAAGAAAGTCAAGAAAACTTGAGCGAGTTAGAAGATTATCCACTCTTCGGGAACTAGGCTCCCAGTCAGAGACGGAAGATAATCATGGCAGTCCTACTTCAATGCATGTATTAACAAAAGAAAGACACTTTGGTAGTGAAGATCATGAGTTAATTCTAAAAGAACAGCCTAGTGGAGACCTGGTTGTAAGTCATGGAGACCTCTCAAGAACTCCAGCTCTGAAAATAGTTCATGAAATTTGCTTGCAAAGACAAAGATCGCACCAAAAGCAAATCTCAGAGAGTACTGATGGAACAGAAATGTTTACATTAGATCATGTTCTTCCTGGACTTATTGGCAAGAAAATGGGCCTTGAAAAACTTGATATTTTAACAGAATTGAAAGATAGAAATTTAAAGCATGTTCTTGCTATAGTTTTAGATGCTTTGACAGTGGAAAGTCTGTGCAG CATTTGGAAAGTAAGCAAAAGCTGGCGTGAAATCATTGTACAAGATAGAAGTGCAGATAAAAGGAGGAAGTTGTACACAAAACAGCTGAAAGAAGTAACTCGG GAATATTTATTGAAGGCTGAAGATGCTGCTACAAGACTGAATATTCTCAATAGATCTGCTCTAAGGCCTGTTCAAGCTCAAGCCAGAACTCCTATTTTACAGACACCACCTTCACACACTGAACTTACACCTAGGAAATGCAGTTCTCTTCCCCACTCAGCTAGTAGGCAGGAAGAATACATGAAA GTAGCTAAAACTCTGTTCACTGATGAAGCTCTAAAACCTTGTCCAAGATGTCAATATCCTGCTAAGTATCAATTGGTAAAGAAACGAGGACTATGTAGCAGAGAAGCATGTGCCTTTGAGTTCTGTATTTTATGTCTGCATGCATTCCATGGGTCAAAAGAATGTAATAGTTTATCTGCAAAACGGAAGAATAGAAAAGATGCTCCACCAGGAAGTGcccaaagcaaaagaaatttaaaaagactCTAA